A section of the Arcobacter roscoffensis genome encodes:
- a CDS encoding imelysin family protein: MKKLLITTAFLATSMFAQTSLHSILENVSVPNVNKTIESAKSLKENTNKKNFENLVSEWKKVEALYFAGDIDENYIDTPRYIDVYHNLKEDLSEQMQRAIDSNDEPRIALFKNSFRTINALEYVLFNDEIITKREKLLAVNILDTIISNLEDIKDVYKEYLKTGSKSEKWENSLVINTLISSSYRLREWRVGEPSGYAAKYKNDPKNQRAEYYLSKNSLNAIKAILKAHDEVIGDKSYENFATMAKNAGAKRAIIEAQEALSKSLKELENYKNDDFSKAKLLYEATKELHNAYYLSLVEELAVTAKILDADGD, from the coding sequence ATGAAAAAACTATTAATAACAACAGCATTTTTAGCAACTAGTATGTTTGCACAAACTAGTTTACACTCGATTTTAGAAAATGTATCAGTTCCAAATGTAAACAAAACAATAGAATCTGCAAAGAGTTTAAAAGAAAATACAAACAAAAAGAATTTTGAAAACTTAGTGTCAGAGTGGAAAAAAGTAGAAGCTTTATATTTTGCAGGTGATATTGATGAAAATTATATTGATACACCAAGATATATAGATGTATATCATAATTTAAAAGAGGATTTAAGTGAACAAATGCAAAGAGCAATTGATTCAAATGATGAGCCAAGAATTGCACTTTTTAAGAACTCATTTAGAACTATAAATGCTTTGGAGTATGTACTTTTTAATGATGAAATAATCACAAAAAGAGAAAAACTTCTTGCTGTAAATATCCTAGATACTATTATTTCAAATTTAGAAGATATTAAAGATGTATATAAAGAGTATTTAAAAACAGGTTCAAAAAGTGAAAAGTGGGAAAATTCACTTGTAATAAATACACTTATTTCAAGTTCTTATAGATTAAGAGAGTGGAGAGTTGGGGAACCATCAGGATATGCTGCAAAATATAAAAATGATCCAAAAAACCAAAGAGCAGAGTATTATCTAAGTAAAAACTCACTAAATGCAATAAAAGCTATTTTAAAAGCTCATGATGAGGTAATTGGTGATAAGTCTTATGAAAACTTTGCAACAATGGCTAAAAATGCAGGGGCAAAAAGAGCTATTATTGAGGCACAAGAGGCTTTAAGTAAATCATTAAAAGAGTTAGAAAACTATAAAAACGATGACTTTTCAAAAGCAAAACTTTTATATGAAGCAACAAAAGAGCTTCACAATGCTTACTATTTATCACTTGTTGAAGAATTAGCCGTAACTGCAAAAATACTTGATGCTGATGGAGATTAA
- a CDS encoding imelysin family protein has protein sequence MFNKTKIFAASLSVVAALALTGCATSSQSTTPTQMTQQANTILGAYSNIALANYNDALNDAINLKFRIDAFATKPTKYTFEQAKKAWLISRESYGQTEIFRLANGPIDAEEGWVADSYGSLEGQLNAWPLDENMIDYTIDANGNKTSGNIIDTAGVFNPGGEDAQAVNVKKITVDALTALNENGGDANVSTGYHAIEFLLWGQDQDYSNFIKDSVTKGALTAGQRSLTDFTADKNADRRIAYLQAAADKIVSDLTTVKSAWEKDVNGTAGLYQAALQGKLLGDNASKNISKEEALKQIIAGMGVFIKSELANERIAVAVLTPSEEDEHSCFSDNTHRDIAMNYLGFRNILTSTYDGKKFGPSLLDAVDADTKQRILNKMASIEAKINIVDEMAKTKQHFDYQIQPGNPQAKVIVKLKNEMRKLGDEMVNVAKANGISLTTDDVTDAEETQI, from the coding sequence ATGTTTAATAAAACTAAAATTTTTGCAGCTTCTTTATCTGTAGTGGCTGCTTTAGCTTTAACTGGTTGTGCTACATCATCTCAAAGTACAACACCAACACAAATGACACAACAAGCAAATACTATCTTAGGTGCATATTCAAATATTGCACTTGCAAATTACAATGATGCTTTAAATGATGCAATCAACTTAAAATTTAGAATTGATGCTTTTGCTACAAAACCAACTAAATATACTTTTGAACAAGCAAAAAAAGCTTGGTTAATTTCAAGAGAATCTTATGGGCAAACTGAAATCTTTAGATTAGCAAATGGTCCTATTGATGCTGAAGAAGGATGGGTTGCAGATTCTTATGGTTCACTTGAAGGACAATTAAACGCATGGCCTTTAGATGAAAATATGATTGATTATACTATTGATGCAAATGGAAATAAAACTTCTGGAAATATCATAGATACAGCAGGTGTATTTAATCCAGGTGGTGAAGACGCTCAAGCTGTAAATGTTAAGAAAATTACTGTTGATGCTTTAACTGCATTAAATGAAAATGGTGGAGATGCAAATGTATCTACAGGTTATCATGCAATTGAGTTTTTATTGTGGGGACAAGACCAAGATTATTCTAACTTTATCAAAGATTCAGTTACTAAAGGTGCTTTAACAGCAGGTCAAAGAAGTTTAACAGACTTTACAGCTGATAAAAATGCAGATAGAAGAATTGCATATTTACAAGCAGCAGCAGATAAAATCGTATCTGATTTAACAACTGTAAAATCAGCTTGGGAAAAAGATGTAAATGGAACAGCTGGATTATACCAAGCAGCATTACAAGGTAAACTTTTAGGTGATAATGCTTCTAAAAATATTTCAAAAGAAGAAGCATTAAAACAAATCATTGCTGGAATGGGTGTATTTATCAAATCTGAATTAGCAAATGAAAGAATTGCAGTTGCGGTTTTAACTCCATCAGAAGAAGATGAACATTCTTGTTTCTCAGATAATACTCACAGAGATATTGCTATGAACTATTTAGGATTTAGAAATATTTTAACTTCAACTTACGATGGTAAAAAATTTGGTCCTTCATTATTAGATGCAGTTGATGCTGATACTAAACAAAGAATTTTAAATAAAATGGCGTCAATTGAAGCTAAAATCAATATAGTTGATGAAATGGCAAAAACAAAACAACATTTTGATTACCAAATTCAACCAGGAAATCCTCAAGCAAAAGTTATTGTAAAACTTAAAAATGAGATGAGAAAACTTGGTGATGAGATGGTAAATGTAGCAAAAGCAAATGGAATTAGTTTAACAACAGATGATGTTACAGATGCAGAAGAAACACAAATCTAG
- a CDS encoding di-heme oxidoredictase family protein — translation MQKKHKSSFSFLQKAILTKSLVVIFTTGLFAVNNEGKYFSSEKNKSLLEKPVKGLNDEQYDQFILGRSFFVIPWVEAPSATTARDGLGPLFNSNTCVSCHPRNGRGSLYNNKMKPSRSLVARLSIPFDNSKEHKELFEKQGFVPEPRYGSQISVNGIHGVPFEARVDVKFQEIKVKFPDGEVDTILKPKYELIDKNYGKLAKNTAITYRMAQSLNGLGLLEKVSDEEILSNEDEFDKDGDGISGRANRVYSPLTKKEEIGRYTWKASAATVIEQIAGAANNDMGLTTFLQSNENCTSFQKLCNEAPKPWHKKDITDERLGAIDFYIRNLKTYKPKKDEEHLEGLEIFKGLDCAKCHKTSLKTVDGFNIEPFTDMLLHDMGEGLSDGRVEFKANEREFRTAPLWGLALHEKINKKKPRLLHDGRARDFQEAILWHGGEAEISKQKYMSASKEQREKLIKFLERL, via the coding sequence ATGCAGAAGAAACACAAATCTAGTTTTTCTTTTTTACAAAAAGCTATTTTAACTAAAAGCCTTGTAGTAATTTTTACTACAGGGCTTTTTGCCGTTAATAATGAAGGCAAATATTTCTCATCAGAAAAAAATAAGTCATTACTTGAAAAGCCTGTAAAAGGACTAAATGATGAACAATATGATCAGTTTATTTTAGGAAGAAGTTTTTTTGTAATACCTTGGGTAGAAGCTCCAAGTGCAACAACTGCAAGGGATGGTTTAGGACCACTTTTTAACTCAAATACTTGTGTGTCATGTCATCCAAGAAATGGAAGAGGAAGTTTATATAATAATAAAATGAAACCTTCAAGGTCACTTGTAGCAAGACTATCTATCCCTTTTGATAATTCAAAAGAGCATAAAGAACTATTTGAAAAACAAGGTTTTGTTCCAGAGCCAAGATATGGTTCACAAATATCAGTTAATGGAATTCATGGTGTGCCTTTTGAAGCTAGAGTTGATGTGAAGTTTCAAGAGATAAAAGTAAAGTTTCCTGATGGTGAAGTAGATACTATCTTGAAACCAAAATATGAACTTATTGATAAAAACTATGGCAAGCTTGCTAAAAATACAGCAATCACTTATAGAATGGCTCAATCTTTAAATGGTTTAGGATTATTAGAAAAAGTATCAGATGAAGAGATTTTATCAAATGAAGATGAGTTTGATAAGGATGGTGATGGTATTTCTGGCCGAGCTAATAGAGTATATTCTCCTCTTACAAAAAAAGAAGAGATTGGAAGATACACATGGAAAGCAAGTGCTGCCACTGTTATAGAACAAATAGCAGGTGCAGCAAACAATGACATGGGTTTAACAACTTTTTTACAGTCCAATGAAAACTGTACTTCTTTTCAAAAACTTTGTAATGAAGCGCCAAAACCTTGGCATAAAAAAGATATTACAGATGAAAGATTAGGTGCTATTGATTTTTATATAAGAAATTTAAAAACATATAAACCCAAAAAAGATGAAGAGCATTTGGAAGGTTTAGAAATTTTTAAAGGCTTAGATTGTGCAAAGTGCCATAAAACAAGTCTTAAAACTGTAGATGGTTTTAATATAGAACCTTTTACAGATATGCTTTTACATGATATGGGTGAGGGCTTAAGTGATGGAAGAGTTGAGTTTAAAGCTAATGAAAGAGAGTTTAGAACAGCTCCTTTATGGGGATTGGCTCTTCATGAAAAGATAAATAAAAAAAAGCCAAGATTATTACATGATGGAAGAGCAAGAGATTTCCAAGAAGCAATACTTTGGCATGGTGGTGAAGCAGAAATATCAAAACAAAAATATATGAGTGCTTCAAAAGAACAAAGAGAAAAATTAATTAAATTTTTAGAAAGGTTATAA
- a CDS encoding sterol desaturase family protein, whose translation MSDFFALEYFINPNKRVFWGYILSSILIACIYFYFNKKQLRLTLSSKLWFHPSAKLDYYYFFIGYFIKVFMLFPIVISAKTIALFINKQLYLAFDFYENSFFSYEAVLLMYTICLFLVSDFTRYWTHRFLHTIPFLWEFHKIHHSAKVLTPITFYRVHPVENLLFGLRYSLSIGLVTGVFIYFFGAMIDIYAILGVNVLVFAFSLIGSNLRHSHVAFSYPKLLERFFISPKQHQVHHSKKYFNKNYGGYLAIWDWVFGTLKFSKDVKVLKFGLRREQMNEYNSIANLIIAPFKNLVGGKR comes from the coding sequence GTGAGTGATTTTTTTGCACTAGAGTATTTTATAAACCCAAATAAAAGAGTATTTTGGGGATATATCTTATCTTCTATTTTAATAGCATGTATATATTTTTATTTTAATAAAAAACAATTAAGGTTAACTTTATCTTCAAAGCTTTGGTTTCATCCAAGTGCGAAGCTTGATTATTATTACTTTTTTATTGGATATTTTATAAAAGTATTTATGCTATTTCCCATAGTAATTAGTGCAAAAACTATCGCTTTATTTATAAATAAACAGCTTTATTTAGCTTTTGACTTTTATGAAAACAGCTTCTTTTCTTATGAGGCTGTTTTGCTGATGTATACAATTTGTCTATTTCTTGTAAGTGATTTTACACGGTATTGGACTCATAGATTTTTACATACTATTCCATTTTTATGGGAATTTCACAAGATACATCACAGCGCAAAGGTATTAACACCTATTACATTTTATAGGGTTCATCCAGTTGAGAACTTACTTTTCGGACTCAGATACTCTCTTAGTATTGGACTTGTAACAGGGGTGTTTATATACTTTTTTGGTGCGATGATTGATATATACGCTATTTTAGGGGTAAATGTACTTGTCTTTGCTTTTTCACTTATAGGCTCAAATTTAAGACACTCTCATGTTGCTTTTTCTTATCCCAAATTATTGGAGAGATTTTTTATCTCACCAAAACAACATCAAGTACATCATAGTAAGAAGTATTTCAATAAAAACTATGGTGGATATTTGGCTATTTGGGATTGGGTTTTTGGAACATTGAAGTTTTCAAAAGATGTAAAAGTTTTAAAATTTGGTTTAAGAAGAGAGCAAATGAATGAGTACAATTCAATAGCAAATTTAATAATAGCACCATTTAAAAATTTAGTAGGAGGTAAAAGGTAA
- a CDS encoding cytochrome-c peroxidase — protein sequence MKYIKSFALVIATALVFTACTNNAEVSKAQELVNVKVKEDLGRSLFFDVNLSKNRTQSCSTCHNPQKGFADDRDNGIKAMASLGDDGKSLGDRQAPSAAYAKFSPKFHFDEKKQKYIGGQFWDGREATLAGQAGGPPTNPIEMGMPSKKAVVDRIKENPYYVKTFKEVYGKDIFSSNEEAYKAMADAIEKFEMTDEFSPFDSKYDRYLKGEYELTVLEDLGRTLFFSNNNNSCATCHVLKGEDKLGEIFTNYEYHNIGVPINHELRAKNGVTQIDNGLLNNPTVSDEKHKGKYKVPTLRNVAVTAPYMHNGVFKELKTVVEFYDKYNNQNRKLNPETNKPWDKPEVEETISLEELKAKKQNDRKVEALVAFMKLLTDKKYEHLLEK from the coding sequence ATGAAATATATAAAATCATTTGCCTTAGTTATTGCAACGGCTTTAGTATTTACTGCTTGTACAAACAATGCAGAGGTATCAAAAGCTCAAGAGTTAGTAAATGTAAAAGTAAAAGAGGATTTAGGTAGATCGCTATTTTTTGATGTAAACCTTTCAAAAAATAGAACTCAATCATGCTCAACTTGTCACAATCCACAAAAAGGATTTGCCGATGATAGAGATAATGGAATAAAAGCAATGGCTTCACTTGGAGATGATGGAAAATCATTGGGGGATAGACAAGCTCCAAGTGCAGCATACGCTAAGTTTTCACCAAAGTTTCATTTTGATGAGAAAAAACAAAAGTATATAGGTGGTCAATTTTGGGATGGTAGAGAAGCAACGTTAGCAGGTCAAGCAGGTGGACCTCCTACAAATCCTATTGAAATGGGAATGCCAAGTAAAAAAGCTGTAGTTGATAGAATCAAAGAAAATCCTTATTATGTAAAAACATTTAAAGAAGTTTATGGAAAAGATATTTTCTCTTCAAATGAAGAAGCTTATAAAGCAATGGCAGATGCAATAGAGAAGTTTGAGATGACAGATGAGTTTTCACCTTTTGATTCTAAATATGATAGATATTTAAAAGGTGAATATGAATTAACTGTATTAGAAGATTTAGGAAGAACACTATTTTTCTCAAATAACAATAACTCTTGTGCCACTTGTCATGTACTAAAAGGTGAAGATAAGTTAGGTGAGATATTTACAAACTATGAGTATCATAATATTGGAGTTCCAATAAATCACGAACTTAGAGCAAAAAATGGTGTAACACAAATTGATAATGGACTTTTAAATAACCCAACTGTAAGTGATGAAAAACACAAAGGAAAATACAAAGTTCCAACACTAAGAAATGTAGCAGTAACAGCACCATACATGCACAATGGAGTCTTTAAAGAGCTAAAAACTGTAGTTGAGTTTTATGATAAATACAATAATCAAAATAGAAAACTAAATCCTGAAACAAATAAACCTTGGGATAAACCAGAAGTTGAAGAGACTATCTCACTAGAAGAGCTAAAAGCTAAAAAACAAAATGACAGAAAAGTAGAAGCCTTAGTAGCTTTTATGAAACTACTTACAGATAAAAAATACGAACATTTACTTGAAAAATAG